The proteins below come from a single Drosophila miranda strain MSH22 chromosome Y unlocalized genomic scaffold, D.miranda_PacBio2.1 Contig_Y1_pilon, whole genome shotgun sequence genomic window:
- the LOC117190896 gene encoding trypsin-like isoform X2, protein MEIRNLSGCVFFLLLFLSPSTYTANADHPMSRIPRSRVKRISTPFYEEEKTLEMAKYVVSLRSRTPRKYFGDNHYCGGVIVSRTFILTAAHCTMDRKIMHRARVLLVVAGTPNRLKFWRGRTVNAPVKDVYVPENFTMFNTNNIALLKLAIELPDNPYIAIATLPIHEPEYNINYTLLGWGRVYKGGPLASSILHVDVLLLDHQTCDDMLHTFKDEMMCAGNLENDQDENPCAGDTGSPLLLNGTVYGVVSYRIGCGSKSLPSVYTNVFAHKEWIDDIMKTDDTVRFNSSYLSMIAAIFSLLNVPQGRPRINF, encoded by the exons ATGGAAATTCGTAATCTATCCGGTTGTGTGTtctttctgttgctgtttctatCGCCCTCCACCTACACCGCTAATGCTGATCATCCGATGAGTCGGATCCCACGCAGTCGGGTCAAACGGATATCGACACCTTTCTACGAAGAAGAAAAGACATTGGAAATGGCCAAATATGTGGTGTCCCTGCGATCGCGTACACCTCGCAAGTACTTTGGAGACAATCACTACTGTGGCGGGGTCATTGTATCACGTACGTTCATTTTGACTGCGGCCCACTGCACCATGGA TCGCAAGATCATGCATCGTGCTCGCGTGTTGCTCGTCGTCGCGGGGACGCCCAATCGATTGAAGTTTTGGCGGGGTAGGACTGTGAATGCTCCGGTGAAGGATGTCTATGTGCCCGAAAACTTTACCATGTTCAATACGAACAACATTGCCCTACTAAAGCTGGCGATAGAGCTGCCGGATAATCCGTacattgccattgccacttTGCCTATCCATGAGCCCGAATATAATATCAATTACACACTTCTCGGCTGGGGACGCGTTTACAAG GGTGGGCCTCTGGCTTCCAGCATTCTGCATGTCGATGTCTTGCTATTGGATCACCAGACCTGCGATGATATGCTGCACACCTTCAAAGACGAAATGATGTGTGCTGGAAATCTGGAAAATGATCAGGATGAGAATCCCTGTGCAGGCGACACTGGGAGTCCCCTGCTCTTGAATGGCACGGTCTATGGCGTTGTCAGCTACCGCATCGGCTGCGGATCGAAATCTCTTCCCTCGGTCTATACGAATGTCTTTGCCCATAAGGAATGGATCGATGACATCATGAAAACTGATGATACCGTTCGCTTTAATAGCAGTTACCTAAGCATGATAGCAGCTATATTTTCTCTTCTGAATGTCCCTCAAGGGAGGCCAAGAATAAATTTCTGA
- the LOC117190896 gene encoding trypsin-3-like isoform X1: protein MEIRNLSGCVFFLLLFLSPSTYTANADHPMSRIPRSRVKRISTPFYEEEKTLEMAKYVVSLRSRTPRKYFGDNHYCGGVIVSRTFILTAAHCTMDSRKIMHRARVLLVVAGTPNRLKFWRGRTVNAPVKDVYVPENFTMFNTNNIALLKLAIELPDNPYIAIATLPIHEPEYNINYTLLGWGRVYKGGPLASSILHVDVLLLDHQTCDDMLHTFKDEMMCAGNLENDQDENPCAGDTGSPLLLNGTVYGVVSYRIGCGSKSLPSVYTNVFAHKEWIDDIMKTDDTVRFNSSYLSMIAAIFSLLNVPQGRPRINF from the exons ATGGAAATTCGTAATCTATCCGGTTGTGTGTtctttctgttgctgtttctatCGCCCTCCACCTACACCGCTAATGCTGATCATCCGATGAGTCGGATCCCACGCAGTCGGGTCAAACGGATATCGACACCTTTCTACGAAGAAGAAAAGACATTGGAAATGGCCAAATATGTGGTGTCCCTGCGATCGCGTACACCTCGCAAGTACTTTGGAGACAATCACTACTGTGGCGGGGTCATTGTATCACGTACGTTCATTTTGACTGCGGCCCACTGCACCATGGA CAGTCGCAAGATCATGCATCGTGCTCGCGTGTTGCTCGTCGTCGCGGGGACGCCCAATCGATTGAAGTTTTGGCGGGGTAGGACTGTGAATGCTCCGGTGAAGGATGTCTATGTGCCCGAAAACTTTACCATGTTCAATACGAACAACATTGCCCTACTAAAGCTGGCGATAGAGCTGCCGGATAATCCGTacattgccattgccacttTGCCTATCCATGAGCCCGAATATAATATCAATTACACACTTCTCGGCTGGGGACGCGTTTACAAG GGTGGGCCTCTGGCTTCCAGCATTCTGCATGTCGATGTCTTGCTATTGGATCACCAGACCTGCGATGATATGCTGCACACCTTCAAAGACGAAATGATGTGTGCTGGAAATCTGGAAAATGATCAGGATGAGAATCCCTGTGCAGGCGACACTGGGAGTCCCCTGCTCTTGAATGGCACGGTCTATGGCGTTGTCAGCTACCGCATCGGCTGCGGATCGAAATCTCTTCCCTCGGTCTATACGAATGTCTTTGCCCATAAGGAATGGATCGATGACATCATGAAAACTGATGATACCGTTCGCTTTAATAGCAGTTACCTAAGCATGATAGCAGCTATATTTTCTCTTCTGAATGTCCCTCAAGGGAGGCCAAGAATAAATTTCTGA